AGCTGAAGCACCcatacatcaaataaaaataggtatttttaaaaataataacaaaataaaacttttatttaaagCGTTGTTCCTTGATTACATCTACAGGGAGCATAGCTGGAATCACTGTGATAATGTAACTTTCCTATCTTGTCACAGATGATGATAATACAGTAGTCCTCCTGGTTATTAGATTTATAGATAAACATAACCCCTAGCATGAGAGCCCTGGCTTCTCATGACACCTTTGTTAGATCAGTTGTTCATGGACTACAATATTATAACAGCTCTCAGTAAAGTACAGAATAGAGCATAGGACCCACATTTAAGAGGGATCTTAAAATGCCTGAGGATGCAGCTTTGAATCCTTCAGTCTGTGGGTTCAGTCCCAGTACTGCctgaaaggagagggaaggggagacctTAAAACTTATGAAAATGTTCTTCAAAGTTGCTGGGAGAGCCAGCCTAGGTAGCCGGCAGGAGGCACGCGGTCGACCAGGATTCAAGGATCATGCCAAATGACACAGATTTGCTCGAGTGAGAACTATTTTATTAGGTAAGGATTACTGAGAGCTGACGAATGAATCCTTAGGAAGGCTGGGGCTGCAGCTTGGTTGGCTGACTGCTCTTCAAGCCCCAGTGACACCCTGGGTTCAGTTGCAGCACAGCAGAACCAGTACtcgggtggaggcaggagaaccagactccaggtcaccctgggctactcaagcaagtttaagaccagcctggtaaaTATGACACCTTATCACTAAAAATTACTACGCACATAGGTttctttagttgttttgtttttcttttttcagattgGACTTTGTATTTCAAGATAGTTTGGAACTTCCTAAGTAGTCCAGACTGACCTGAACTGAGATTGTCCTGCCTCGAGTTCCCAGGTGCTAGGTTTCCaggcatacactatcaagattgaCATAAAATAGGAACCTCACAGAGGAGAAATGGGGCATTTCCCCTAACATGGTGGACTGAGGACACAGCCTCACATGCCAGAGCCTATGACCTTGCTCCAATCTCAAGGAAATCCACAAATCCAGACAGACAGCTGGGTTTCTCTATTGTTGATAAAACTTCATGACCAATaccaacttggagaggaaaaggtCTATTCTGTTTATACTTCCTATCACAGTCCACCATTTGTCATCCAGGAGAACTGGAAAGCAGGCTCGCgcacgttctctctctctctctctctctctctctctctctctctccctctctctctctctctctcccccctctctccccccccccctctctctctctctctctctctctctctctctctctctctctcccctctctccccctcccccctcacacacagCTGATACACCAGGATACTCAGGAATATCACCTGTATCTATCACTAaaggaaatgccctacagacttaaCCTATAAACCAGccttaggcattttctcaactgagagtccctcctcccaaatgactctagctagtgtcaagttgacattaaacttGCCAGACCATTTTTACATGAATGACccgtacttttaaaaaaaattctgttccTGATTAAGGAGAAGCTAAAGTATTTGAATACTAAATGTAACTCTTGATCCTAGACAGGATTCTAAATTAGAAAAGGCTGGTGTAGAAGAGTTGAGGATAATTGATAAAGCATTTGTCTAACACACTGGAAGCCATGGGCCCCAGTCCCAGAACTACAAAAATGAAGGGCACTGTTGGGACAATTGGGAATCTGAAGAGCATATGATATTGTGttgatactgtttattttcaataATTATACCAGGTTACAATAGTAAATATCCTCAATCTTAGGAAATCCATGTTGTAGTATTGGACATGGTATCTATAGATTATAGGAAATTTTACTTGCCCATGATCATTTGGAGGTTGACTTTAACTCAGTGATGTCACACAGAAAGTAAGAGACCTCAGAGACCTGCTCAGGCCTGGAACCAATTGGGCAGGACTCTTTTGTAAATATTAGCACTGAATTAAAGTtttaccactaccaccaccaccactccctcccatgtgtgtgtgggggggggggggcgcctcAGGCAGCCCCAACACTCATGGCTATGCTTTGGCCTCCTAACTCCTAGATTACAGGATGAGCTACACAGGCTTCTAGGATCACTTCTCTACATTCCCAGAGGTTGGATTGAGGTGCTAGGAAGTGAAGCCACACCTCCTCGTGCTCAACAAGCAGTTTCCCACTTAACTGTGCCCAGTCCTTtcttgcgccaccacacccagcttagttttttttaatgtatagttTCTTGAATTGGAGCGATTGCCTAGCAGTTAAGACCATGTATCCCTCTTCCAGAGAACTGCAGTCAGTTCCAAGAacctacatcaggcagctcacaactgcctactgCAATTGAATGGTGTCCTTTCAGCTTCTGTGGGCACTCATACATATGGCGTATGCATACACCAGGCTGGGCTTAAaatcagagattcacctgcctgtctcacgagtgccaggattaaagacaTTTACCTCCATGCCCAGCAGAGTAGTTTTTTCTTGACAATCAGTGAGGCTCCCACAGTAATGCAAGTAAGTCTTGTGTCCTGTAGCCGGGCACCAGGCCTCACCTATAAGACTAGACTTTAGCTTTTAAATGCCAaggagtaacaataaaaataaaacaaacagattgTTTGATTCCTTCCCGCTTGCAGAGCACCTACGGAGCTCAGTGATTGATCGGAAAGACTTAATCATCAAAAGAATTAAGCCCAAGCCCCAACAAGGAGATGACATCACGGTGCTGGATGTGGAGAAGCAGATCGAGGCCTTCCGCAGCCGCCTGGTCCACATATTGGGAGAACCTTTAGTCCCCCAGCTCCAAGACAAAGTGCATTTGTTGAAGCTGCTGCTCTTCTATGCTGCGGACTTGAACCCCGACACAGAGCCTGCTTCAGAGCACTGAGGCAGCCAGACTTCTAAGCACTGCGCACCAAGAATACCTcctgactaccgccagctactTAGAAGCCCTGAAGTATGAACAGTAGTTAGGAACATCATAGGACCAAACCTATCTTATTTATCAGTAGGTTGTAATAACTTTGTAACTCttcagtatatattttttttataatctTTATCCTAGCCTATTCAAATTTGGCTTAAATATACaaggtgtatatattttttattaaattatttatctatGCTTTTGAAACAGGCAGTGATATGCACTATATGTCCAACATTTCCATGCAAGATGTGAAAGAACCCTTCTGCACAATCCATCAGTGTTACACTGGTCAAGATACTGACGGCCCGCTCGGCCCAGCTCTGAAAAAAACATTAGTTTTTCCTGAATAGACCATGTTCTATACTAGACTTTTTATATTGCCCATAAATATGACTCTGTGGCCAGTTTATTAAGTCTAACAAAGCAGGCAAAGAAACAAGAGCCTGTCAAACCTGTGGTGTTAATAAGATAGAATAAGATGTTTACAGTGCTTGGGCTCCACTATGGGGCAGGCAGAATGGACAAGACAGACCTGGGCTTGAGAAAGTagtaaagatttttatttgtCAATACAAGAtaacacaaataaattaatttttacaaCAATCTTAGACTCCAgggcttctctctgaggttagcTCATTATGTAAATAGCCTACTTACTATCTAAAGTGATCGAGCAATCATATGTTGAGTGTTCGAGACCAACAGGCTGTGAACAATGAGGAGACACAAAAGGGCACTTCCTTGCCTCCTTTCCTCGGTAAGATGTGTTACTGAACAAATGAGGCTAACTTGGTGGAAAACGGTCTCAATGTTATCAGAATACAGCCAAGTTCATGTGAACCTGAAGACTATATAATCCAGCCATACCTATCGTCTTCTTTAACAAAACCTTAAGCTGGTGTGGctgtgcacaccttcaatcccagcattggacggcagaggcaggcacatcatCTCTGGGCATCTActgattgagttccaggatagccacagctacaaagtgagacactgtctcaaaacaaaacacacaactaAAAAAGCCTACTATCCAGGAAGTAGGGGTGACTCccgctcagtggtagagcacttgcctagaatgaGCAAGTCCCTGCCTGGGCTTAATCTTCAGTAATGGAATTAGAGTGGGGAACCATTTGCCAGTATGAAACCAGCATCATACTGAATTAGAAGTTAAATTAATGTCATGTTAAAattcagggggaaaaaagggGGCTGTATAAGACCTAGTGTTTGTCCTGTGACACAGCAGATACGGCCCAAGAGAACAAAGTGGTGTGCTGGACTAACCAAGAGAAAGAACTtgagctgggctgtggtggtgatCCCCATTAgctccagcactcgggaggcagggaggtggatctctgtaagttcaaggtcagcctggtcttcagagctaattctaggtcagccagggctacacgtagaatccctgtcttgaaagaaaaagaaaaagagagggtggGTGGAAGAACAATCTGTGGTTCAGCTTAGAAAGCCAGGGTCCTGCAAGCTGTGCCCAGCTCTCAGAGAAGTCCAGGCTAATGCATGTCAGGTGGCCTCCACTGTGCAAACTGGTTGGTGGGCACCTCTACCATGATTTGTCAGTGCTCATAGTGTTCAAGGGGAAAGAATCAAGAGGCCTTAGTACTGGAAGCACTCCAGCATAATTTACCTAGGAAAGCAAGGATCAGAGTCCTTCTCTAggataaatgatttaaaaaaaaaaatagtgaggtCCTCAACACTACACCACTGACATTTTCCACCAACCTGAAAGCAATGCAAAGTGTTTTTTCTCACTCACCCAAGGACAATCTACACACTCACTCAGGCCTCAGTTAGCCACATCACTCCTAAGTCAGAGCCCAGGGAAGTTGCAGACCCTGGACAGAGCATTCTAGAAGCCAGTGGGTGTGAGCACATTCAGGTCACGGGGTTTGAGATTATGGGTTCGAAGTGgttgcttctttccttctaccattggGACATCCATCTTTGGTGGTTTGAAAGTTGCTGGATCTTCACCTACTCGTGTGGCCTGGGCACGCATCACCTCCATAGGAGAGGGTCTTGGGGCACCTTTGTAAGCCTGAATAGCAAAACCTGCCAAGGAAAACAACAGATTATAGCCCCAGCCCACACAGTAGCCTGATGCCTTGATGGTCTTTCTGAAGCTACCTTACCAGAATCAGATTTCTGCAGGGGTCGTGGTCCAAAGAGGCTCCATTTGTCTGCTGAGTTCCTATCATTTCCACTCCCAGGATCCATGGTGTGAGGATTCGGAGCAGGTAAGGCTGTGGAGGAGCCAGATGGGAACCAGCCTCTGGAACAGAGAAGTAAATGCATAATTCCTGTATGCCATCTTCCCCTGTCACTACAAGTGTCTTACCCCAAAGCAAcaagaacccagaggcaggagcccAGCAGCATCTCAGCACTGGCTTCCCCAGAGACACCAGCTCACAGGCTCCAGGGAGACTGACCTGGACTTCTGCTTAGGGGACGCGTGAGGGGTGCTGCTCGGGGTGGACTGGGCTGATGCAGGGTGCTTCTCTTCTTTTGCTGTCTCTCCACTCTGCAGCTTTAGTTTCTGTCCCAATGGGTGAGATCAGATACACAGCAGATCAGCCTGGGCATGAGCCCTATGGTGCCCATCCTAACCTGAGGCAGCAGTGCTTCTGTTTCTTCCATACGACATGGATTTTGTGTTTGTAAGGCGCTGTACTCTACAGCATCCCAAGCATTCCTGTGCTCCAAGCTGTACACTAGAGCTCAGGTTTCTAACAAAGCCAAATCATGGAAGAGCCACCAGGCCGCTGACCCCTTAGGCCTGGCCTTCAATTCTGCTCCTGTCTTTCAGTACAGTCTCTGCCCTTCTCAGACTTTGAAAGCCAAGTCAGGCTTGCTATCCTCTTTAGTGAAATACTCTGAGAAACCTACCCcattctccctcctttctcccataAGCAACCACCTCCACAGCATTATCAAAAGACTGCTGACAGATTGGTGGCTCAGCAGGGAGAGTCAGAGCTGTTTCTTAGGTCTAAGTTGTAGCTCCACAGTAGTATGTTCTCCATGAGGGACATGCCTCTGCTGGACCTAAGCTGACTTTCAACACAGCAATTTGTGTAAGTTAACAATCTGAATGGAAAAAACAGAGTACCAGCCTTCAGAAGCATCTGTCTTGTCAAAGTTCAAATGGTATCAGCTCAACATGATTTCTCCCAGGAGTGGCTTTTAAACCTAACCTGCAGACTCATCTGGAATACTCACTGCACAATGCAAACCATCCATGGTGTCCtatatctccccccacccccacatacacacactgtacacCAACACCTGTTTCTGATGGTCTTCCAATGCTCAAAGGAACTTGTAATGGCTacttggattttattttctttcttgtgttaAAGATTTGTCTTTACTTTTTTATGTGCACAAGTgatctgcctgtatgtatgtacgtgtatgtACTGTGAGGGGAAGGTATGTATACGATGATCAACCTCCTGTCACTATTCAATAGCCACCCACCTTATTGGtagctttctcttttgtttgggtgttttgacacaaggtctggctgtcctggaactcacgacataaacaaggctggcctcaaacacacagagagctggctgcctctacctccaatgCTAGAAGTAAAGgtgtgcatctccatgtctgagaCCACTGTGGATCTTTGTCTCGGgggttgttttgtcttgttttgctttattgAGATCATCTCTCACTCCAATCTGGAGCTGATTAGACCAGGTTTGGtgggccagcaagctccaggaatccacctgtctttcaggtctgattatttccttttccccagtgtacagttacccttgtaaaaggccgtaggtccctctggggaagaactggagaaagggtaacagcaaaacctttgggtgtcttatcaagatccttcctcagcggaacctggccaccccttcattcaaggggttccggatctgcaaactgtctcaagtctggaaattgattcactggccgagattgctgtttaccatgatctaatgtagcctttctttcatttttttgagaatttttctgcttatacagatcaaacaaatatgcagtaggcttcctatgtatttcattcctggaaacaccatgattgattagccagtgccaaaggtccaagcgagtcatgccattataaatttcacctctcctgtgctgcccATAGCAGTGAGGTGGCCAGCACTACCTTATCTGGTTTCTAGGGACTGGTCCTCATGCTTCTGTACCTGACTGGCTCGCCTTGCCaatagcttctttctttcttcctttctttcttgctcttgcgctctcgcgtgctctctctcctctctttccttccttttaagatttatttattttatttatatgagtacactgtagctgtcttcagacacacctgaaaccagaagagggcatcccattcattacagatggctgtgagccaccatgtggttgctaggaattgaactcaggacctctggaagagcagtcagtgctcttaaccactgagccatctctccagcccccaatatcTTCTTTCTTTACACAACAGACTATAGTATCTACTCCAAGGATCAATATCAAGACTTGTGAATGTGTAAGTCACACAGCATCATTTAATAGAAAGTGGCCTCTCTAAAAGAATCATGTGAacaagccaagcagtggtggtgctcgcctttaaccccagcactcaggaggcagaggcaggtggatttctgagttcaaggccagcctgatctacagagtgagtcccaggacagccaggactacacagagaaaccctgtctcaaaaaaccaaaaaaaaaaaaaaaaaaaaaaaaagaaaagaaaagaaaagaaatacttggAGACAAAACACCATGCATAGAAAATAAATCCATAAGACAAGAAACAGTGGGTGAGAGGCTGGAGCTGTAGTTTGATGATAGAACACTCCTCAGtaggcatgaggccctgggttcaattatCTGGTAGCACAAAAGAACATTTTAACCATCATTAAATAAACTCTCACCAAAATACTGTAACCCCACTCCAAGACAGGTTCCCTCaatgtcctggctggcctggaactcactaagctgaccaggctgaccttgaatccaCAGAGATCCTCACctgcatctgcttctgcctcccaaaaactgggattaaagatgagcaCTATCACACCCAGCTCCTGAACAGAAGGTTTAAAAAGTTAAGAATTCTCTGGGATGgcggtacacacctgtaatcccagaatttgaaaGGAGGATCACAGTTCAAAGCTGGCCTggattttgattttgttgttttttgaaacaggttctcactatgtagccctggctagcctggaaccctCATGCTCACATGTACACTGTATTAAAGGAATATGCCACCAAACCAGCCTGAGTTTATATACAAAGACCAGACCCTATCTCTAAATAATGGCGACTGAGTTATTCAGCTGAGTTATAAACCATGGGAACCGTGGGAGTCTCCTCTCCCTCCGTCACGGCCAACCACCCTGGCATACATAGAAAAGAGTTCAGTTCAGAGTTCTCATACATGTCATATATAAGTAAAGCGTGGCCTCACTCTCCAGACCAGCAAGCAAGATATCTGCAGCTAAGGCGTCCAGGCCTTCAGCCAGGAGTGCCATCTTAGCAGGACAGTCCCGGTCTGCCTGCCATTCTCTTCTTGTCACTCTCCAGGACAGCTAAGCTGGAAAAAGTAAAGCACAACTGCAGATCAAGTCATGATGGCCCTGCTTGCTTACATGGAGTGCTTCTGCCACTCGAAGGTACTTGGTCTCCTCCGTGGTAAGGCCCTTATGGGGTGTGTAGCCAGCATCTCTCAGTCCTGCCTGTTGTTCAAAACGCTGGATGCTCTCCTGGGTCTGCTCTGAAAAGAGAGGACAGGTCATGCTCAACCCTCACCAGTGGCAAACCAGCCAAAACCAGCTAGGACAGAACAGGTGTCTTGTTCTCCCCAGAGGCAAGAGGCCACACTGAGCACTGGAGACTCAGGAGTACCCCAGACGCAAAGGTTCCCTCAGAAGCCAGCCTTCTCTCACAGCACCCCAAAAAGCCGACTGTCCTGAAGGGAGCTGGATGCCTTAGCTCCTCACACTCAGCCTCTTGACACTTGACATTCAGCAACAGCCCCTGACATATGGACACAGTAAGACTTCCCAAAGCACTCAGCTGCTGAATCAGCACCTACACAGAAACTCTGCCAAAGGGAAGCATTCCTGCCAGCTGGCACCAAGGTACCAGCCAGAGTCGCAGCACAACAACCTGCCTTGGCCCAGCCCAGGCCTAAATAAAGACTCTTAAGTTTCTTACATATGGTCTACCTGTTACTGTCCCTGGCCCAGTTAACCATGTCCTTTCAGCCTGACTTATTATGTCACAAGTCGATCACACTACAGAATaaacaagagatttttttttctttttaaaaagatttatttattttatggatgtgaGTACactctgtagctgtacagatggccgtgagccttcgtgtggttgttgggaattgaatctaggacctctgctcgctctggcccaaagatttatttattattataaataagtacactgtagttgtcttcagacccaccagaagaaggtgccagacctcattacgggtggttgtgagccaccatgtggttgctgggatttgaactcaggaccttcggaagagcagtcagtgctcttctgcactgagccatttcatcagCCCAATTTAAGCTACAAACTTTGCACACTACACATGAGCATGGCAGCTATGGACTGTCCCATGTCCACACCAGGTGGACTTCGGATTTAGACTTCCCACTTCCTTTTTGATGTGCACCACACTCCTGCCAGGAGAACAGCCGCGCTGTATGACAGTCAAGCTACAAAATCAAGTCACAGCTGCTGCTGCAAATGGGTCAGTTACAGAAAACCAAAGTGGGTCTGGACTTTGACTGTTCAAGTAAACTTTCCACAACTGACAAGACAAACTGATGCCCTCCTGGAGAAAAGTAAAGAACTCTGACAGAAGAGCCAGCCAAGGAGAAGCTCTGTGCACCTCAGTGCTGGTGTGGGTGTTACTGCAGAGCCATGGGCTGAATAATTAACTTCCCACACTTGCCAGAATGGCCCTTGAGAAGGAAACAGCTTAGGTAACTTGTGAAAGAAGTCTAAAATGAAGAGCtgcagacatggctcagtggttagaagcacttgctcctctttcagaggactccgACTCAGATCCTGTTGCCAACactggatggctcacaactatatcTCTTCTGCCCTTTCAGGCTTACATGcgcgtgcaaacacacacacatacacctctgcctccccactccCAAACACTCTCAAGCACACAgactatatacataaatacaaatttttttaaaatgataaacttaaaaaggaaaaactggCTGCCATATCAAGCCTCACTAGGACTATCAATGGCACACTCTAAAGAAGCTGAAGCTCCACACCTGGACTTCCTGGTGGACCAACAGGCCTTGGTCAGCACTATCAAAAACTcatttgtaaaaatatatatacattatctATAAATGCTATGTAAAGAAATTTAAAGTAGCTGGGTCAGTGGTACaagactataatcccagcacttaagaacaCTAAGGCAAGCCAGGcgtgagaaactctgtctcagaaaaaaacaaacaaacaaaaaagaacactaAGGCactactggagagatggctcagaggttaaaagcactggctgctcttccagagatcctgagttcaattctcagcaaccacatggtggctcacaaccatctgtaatggaatctgatgccctcttctggcctgcaagtGTATATTCGAAGACAGAGCACTCctacattaaaaaagaagaagaattaaaaaaaaaaacaacaacaacaacaaaaaaaaaaccactaagaCAGGGACTATTTTGAGTTAAGTCAAAAGGGGCACACAgcaaaaccctctctcaaaaccaaaccaaacaaatatgcATGTAATAGTGGAAGGCCCTGTTCTCTACAACACACCCAGAGCAGCAGGTCCAAGCTCCTGCTAATGAACTATTCAACCTCACCAACAACCTGCCAGCCAGATCCCTACTTCAGAAAAGTGGGAACAGTGCTACCATTGAGTAACTTGGCCAAGACCACATTGGTCACAACAGGAAAATGAGACTGTATCAAACAACAATTGGCTTAGGAATACACCTAGGCCAATCAGATACTTAGGAATACACCTAAGCCAATGAGATACTTAACACCTAAGTCAATGAGATCCTTCATAGTCAACAATTTATCTTCCTTCTTGCTGTATCTGATGCCATGAAAGCGACATGCCTGAGAATCACCTGCAGCTGAGGCCCAActtctccctcactcccttcaCTCTGCCAACACTGAAGGGCGCTTACTTGTGATCAGGGAACTCATGATGACATGGGTAGCTTTAGCCTTCACCACAGGGGCCTTGTCTGAACTGTCAGTGGCTGGTGATGGAGTCACAGCAAGGGAAGAGACACTGGCCGCGCCCTCCTCTGTCTGttcaagagagggaaggaagcacgtgagcagggcaggggagccaCACAGCTAAACTTACGTCTGTGGAGAACGTTACGAGAGTGTGCAACCTGTTAAGAGAAGAACTGCTTGAAGGGGACAGTTCTACTCGCCAAAGTGACAAGCAGACTGGACTTAAGGGAAGAACCTGGAACCACATGAGGAAAGGCAGTTTTTGGAGTCCTGAGGCCTAACTTTCAACTTCTGTCTGCCCATAATACTACAGATTAAACACTGTTTGATGGCACACGCgtaatcccagtgctagagacactgaggcaggagaattggtgtgagttcaagtctagcttgggctacatagtgagttcaagacaagATTGGAATACCTAccaaaaccttgtctccaaaatgaGGAAACATTAttgagggatggagagaagaaaggacaaaCAGGGCAGAAACAACATGGAACAGACACCTCCTACAAGCAAGCCTTATTTAGCTGAGCAGAACTTCCTCAGACTTCGCCCCTGAGTGCTAGCCAAACACACTTCAGGCTGCTTGGTCGGTCTGGGCTGTGGGGAggtgagacacacagacactaagagtGAATACAGAGTGTGGTAATGCCCATCTGCagtgccagcactctggagactgaAGACTACCAtgaatttgaggtcaacctgggctacatagtaagaccctaggtcaaaaaagaaaaaaaaaatctgtttctagcCCAGCTTATGTGAAGCCTTGGATATCCAGCACACagaaaataatagtaatagaatTTTTAAACAAACTCCCAAgtgtgatggttagtgttaacTTGACAGAATGTAAAAGCACTTAGGAGAAAGGTCTCTGGGCACCCAGTAAGagttatctagattaggttagccTTTGTGAGTGTCTGTGGGGGTTACCTTGCTCTGTTCACTGATGTGGGAAGATTCATCTTTATTACAGGAGGCCCTGTTCCCAGCCCAGGCCCAGGCTGAGggctgaacccaggaccttgcaaaTGCCCAGCACGCACCCACCACTGAGCATACCCGCTGTCCTTTTTCTCatctattttgagacaagatctcactacata
Above is a window of Mus musculus strain C57BL/6J chromosome 13, GRCm38.p6 C57BL/6J DNA encoding:
- the 4833439L19Rik gene encoding putative monooxygenase p33MONOX isoform 1 (isoform 1 is encoded by transcript variant 1) — translated: MASRQPEVPALAPSGPLGKMSLPIGMCRRAFSYDDALEDPAPMTPPPSDMGSIPWKPVIPERKYQHLDKTEEGAASVSSLAVTPSPATDSSDKAPVVKAKATHVIMSSLITKQTQESIQRFEQQAGLRDAGYTPHKGLTTEETKYLRVAEALHKLKLQSGETAKEEKHPASAQSTPSSTPHASPKQKSRGWFPSGSSTALPAPNPHTMDPGSGNDRNSADKWSLFGPRPLQKSDSGFAIQAYKGAPRPSPMEVMRAQATRVGEDPATFKPPKMDVPMVEGKKQPLRTHNLKPRDLNVLTPTGF
- the 4833439L19Rik gene encoding putative monooxygenase p33MONOX isoform 2 (isoform 2 is encoded by transcript variant 3), which encodes MSLPIGMCRRAFSYDDALEDPAPMTPPPSDMGSIPWKPVIPERKYQHLDKTEEGAASVSSLAVTPSPATDSSDKAPVVKAKATHVIMSSLITKQTQESIQRFEQQAGLRDAGYTPHKGLTTEETKYLRVAEALHKLKLQSGETAKEEKHPASAQSTPSSTPHASPKQKSRGWFPSGSSTALPAPNPHTMDPGSGNDRNSADKWSLFGPRPLQKSDSGFAIQAYKGAPRPSPMEVMRAQATRVGEDPATFKPPKMDVPMVEGKKQPLRTHNLKPRDLNVLTPTGF
- the 4833439L19Rik gene encoding putative monooxygenase p33MONOX isoform 3 (isoform 3 is encoded by transcript variant 4); amino-acid sequence: MSSLITKQTQESIQRFEQQAGLRDAGYTPHKGLTTEETKYLRVAEALHKLKLQSGETAKEEKHPASAQSTPSSTPHASPKQKSRGWFPSGSSTALPAPNPHTMDPGSGNDRNSADKWSLFGPRPLQKSDSGFAIQAYKGAPRPSPMEVMRAQATRVGEDPATFKPPKMDVPMVEGKKQPLRTHNLKPRDLNVLTPTGF
- the 4833439L19Rik gene encoding putative monooxygenase p33MONOX isoform X2 is translated as MDPGSGNDRNSADKWSLFGPRPLQKSDSGFAIQAYKGAPRPSPMEVMRAQATRVGEDPATFKPPKMDVPMVEGKKQPLRTHNLKPRDLNVLTPTGF